A window from Gorilla gorilla gorilla isolate KB3781 chromosome 21, NHGRI_mGorGor1-v2.1_pri, whole genome shotgun sequence encodes these proteins:
- the CSTL1 gene encoding cystatin-like 1, with protein MGIGCWRNPLLLLIALVLSAKLGHFQRWEGFQQKPMSKKNMNSTLNFIQSYNNASNDTYLYRVQKLIRSQMQLTTGVEYIVTVKIGWTKCKRNDMSNSSCPLQSKKLRKSLICESLIYTVPWINYFQLWNNSCLDAEHVGRNLG; from the exons ATGGGGATCGGATGCTGGAGAAACCCCTTGCTGCTGCTGATTGCCCTGGTCCTGTCAGCCAAGCTGGGTCACTTCCAAAGGTGGGAGGGCTTCCAGCAGAAGCCCATGAGCAAGAAGAACATGAATTCAACACTCAACTTCATTCAATCCTACAACAATGCCAGCAACGACACCTACTTATATCGAGTCCAGAAGCTAATTCGAAGTCAGATGCAG CTGACGACGGGAGTGGAGTATATAGTCACTGTGAAGATTGGCTGGACCAAATGCAAGAGGAATGACATGAGCAATTCTTCCTGCCCCCTGCAAAGCAAGAAGCTGAGAAAG AGTTTAATTTGTGAGTCTTTGATATACACCGTGCCCTGGATAAACTATTTCCAGCTCTGGAACAATTCCTGTCTGGACGCCGAGCATGTGGGCAGAAACCTTGGATGA